A section of the Engraulis encrasicolus isolate BLACKSEA-1 chromosome 8, IST_EnEncr_1.0, whole genome shotgun sequence genome encodes:
- the si:zfos-464b6.2 gene encoding uncharacterized protein si:zfos-464b6.2 isoform X1: protein MEAKEETVNDKDPLLIPATASHKHGCCGSGPCDGHQCHHHSGRSLLLLPAIILVVLICLESSSLAGSGRRYPAPARAKKVAGGKCFPRDDENLLIPVHGSGTNLVASYAERRSSPRQIRTVAIVNRMEHVNYACTFCCGNGNADDAFQVSSATYDVHSDHFGFRYGTADILCPVPKNCSDPSHVAIHKQYHPPAHHQPSNGPSTSPSTNPTKVALPQNATFLPIRNNNRRDESHGPFRHQFTICISVMYEYSNVLQLVQTLEMFKLLGADHVAIYRSSCDEAARRVLEHYEAAGFVEVVPWPITERNLTVSRGWQPSDSPGDLHYFGQTAALNDCVYRFMYQSRYVVMQDLDELIVPLQVDTWPELLPRLEQQHGTGVASFEFENNVFRNTQCGRNAAQRPDEWAGVPGVDVLDHVWREPNDPHAFNNIKTIVNPRAVYRATVHGVLWAEGASVRVDRELARLYHVRGPYRRDVANEELVLDERLWHYAPRLVPAVTEVIKRILKSK, encoded by the exons AGGAGACGGTGAACGATAAGGACCCGTTGTTGATACCTGCAACGGCATCCCACAAACATGGCTGCTGTGGATCGGGCCCTTGCGACGGCCACCAGTGCCACCACCACTCCGGACGCAGCCTGTTGTTGCTGCCGGCGATCATCCTGGTCGTCCTCATCTGCCTGGAGAGCTCCAGCCTGGCTGGAAGCGGTCGCCGGTATCCTGCCCCAGCACGGGCCAAGAAGGTGGCAGGTGGGAAGTGTTTCCCTCGGGACGACGAAAACCTTTTAATACCCGTCCACGGCTCGGGGACCAACTTGGTCGCCTCGTACGCGGAGCGGCGTTCCAGTCCCCGCCAAATCCGTACCGTCGCGATCGTGAACCGGATGGAGCACGTGAACTACGCGTGCACGTTCTGCTGCGGCAATGGTAACGCTGACGACGCGTTCCAAGTCAGCAGCGCCACGTACGACGTCCACTCGGACCACTTTGGGTTCCGCTACGGCACGGCGGACATCTTGTGCCCCGTCCCCAAGAACTGCTCCGACCCCTCACACGTGGCCATTCACAAACAGTACCACCCCCCGGCCCACCACCAACCCAGTAACGGCCCGAGTACCAGCCCCAGCACCAACCCCACCAAGGTGGCACTCCCCCAAAACGCGACATTCCTCCCCATCCGCAACaacaacag gcgcGATGAGAGCCATGGCCCGTTCCGGCACCAGTTCACCATCTGCATCTCCGTCATGTATGAGTACTCCAACGTGCTGCAGCTGGTGCAGACCCTGGAGATGTTTAAACTGCTGGGGGCCGACCACGTGGCCATCTACAG GTCCAGCTGTGACGAGGCGGCGCGGAGGGTTCTAGAGCACTACGAGGCGGCGGGGTTCGTGGAGGTGGTGCCGTGGCCAATCACGGAGCGGAACCTGACGGTGTCGCGCGGCTGGCAGCCGAGCGACTCCCCGGGCGACCTGCACTACTTCGGGCAGACGGCCGCGCTCAACGACTGCGTGTACCGCTTCATGTaccagagcag atacGTGGTGATGCAGGACCTGGACGAGCTCATCGTCCCCCTGCAGGTCGACACCTGGCCGGAGCTCCTCCCCCGACTGGAGCAACAACACGGAACCGGCGTCGCCAGCTTCGAGTTCGAGAACAACGTCTTCCGGAACACCCAGTGCGGACGGAACGCGGCGCAGCGGCCCGATGAGTGGGCGGGAGTTCCGGGCGTGGACGTCTTGGACCACGTGTGGCGGGAGCCAAACGACCCGCACGCCTTCAACAACATCAAGACGATCGTGAACCCGCGCGCGGTGTACCGCGCCACCGTGCACGGGGTGCTGTGGGCCGAGGGCGCCAGCGTGCGCGTGGACCGGGAGCTGGCGAGGCTGTATCACGTCAGGGGGCCGTACCGCCGCGACGTCGCTAACGAGGAGCTCGTGCTGGACGAGCGGCTCTGGCATTACGCGCCCCGCCTCGTCCCCGCGGTAACGGAGGTGATTAAAAGGATCTTGAAATCGAAATAA
- the si:zfos-464b6.2 gene encoding uncharacterized protein si:zfos-464b6.2 isoform X2, translated as MEAKEETVNDKDPLLIPATASHKHGCCGSGPCDGHQCHHHSGRSLLLLPAIILVVLICLESSSLAGSGRRYPAPARAKKVAGGKCFPRDDENLLIPVHGSGTNLVASYAERRSSPRQIRTVAIVNRMEHVNYACTFCCGNGNADDAFQVSSATYDVHSDHFGFRYGTADILCPVPKNCSDPSHVAIHKQYHPPAHHQPSNGPSTSPSTNPTKVALPQNATFLPIRNNNRRDESHGPFRHQFTICISVMYEYSNVLQLVQTLEMFKLLGADHVAIYRSSCDEAARRVLEHYEAAGFVEVVPWPITERNLTVSRGWQPSDSPGDLHYFGQTAALNDCVYRFMYQSRYVVMQDLDELIVCVCVCVCVCVCVCVCVCVCVCVCVCVSRYVVMQGLDELISCVCVCVCVCVRACVCVSLDTW; from the exons AGGAGACGGTGAACGATAAGGACCCGTTGTTGATACCTGCAACGGCATCCCACAAACATGGCTGCTGTGGATCGGGCCCTTGCGACGGCCACCAGTGCCACCACCACTCCGGACGCAGCCTGTTGTTGCTGCCGGCGATCATCCTGGTCGTCCTCATCTGCCTGGAGAGCTCCAGCCTGGCTGGAAGCGGTCGCCGGTATCCTGCCCCAGCACGGGCCAAGAAGGTGGCAGGTGGGAAGTGTTTCCCTCGGGACGACGAAAACCTTTTAATACCCGTCCACGGCTCGGGGACCAACTTGGTCGCCTCGTACGCGGAGCGGCGTTCCAGTCCCCGCCAAATCCGTACCGTCGCGATCGTGAACCGGATGGAGCACGTGAACTACGCGTGCACGTTCTGCTGCGGCAATGGTAACGCTGACGACGCGTTCCAAGTCAGCAGCGCCACGTACGACGTCCACTCGGACCACTTTGGGTTCCGCTACGGCACGGCGGACATCTTGTGCCCCGTCCCCAAGAACTGCTCCGACCCCTCACACGTGGCCATTCACAAACAGTACCACCCCCCGGCCCACCACCAACCCAGTAACGGCCCGAGTACCAGCCCCAGCACCAACCCCACCAAGGTGGCACTCCCCCAAAACGCGACATTCCTCCCCATCCGCAACaacaacag gcgcGATGAGAGCCATGGCCCGTTCCGGCACCAGTTCACCATCTGCATCTCCGTCATGTATGAGTACTCCAACGTGCTGCAGCTGGTGCAGACCCTGGAGATGTTTAAACTGCTGGGGGCCGACCACGTGGCCATCTACAG GTCCAGCTGTGACGAGGCGGCGCGGAGGGTTCTAGAGCACTACGAGGCGGCGGGGTTCGTGGAGGTGGTGCCGTGGCCAATCACGGAGCGGAACCTGACGGTGTCGCGCGGCTGGCAGCCGAGCGACTCCCCGGGCGACCTGCACTACTTCGGGCAGACGGCCGCGCTCAACGACTGCGTGTACCGCTTCATGTaccagagcag ataCGTGGTGATGCAGGACCTCGACGagctcatcgtgtgtgtgtgtgtgtgtgtgtgtgtgtgtgtgtgtgtgtgtgtgtgtgtgtgtgtgtgtgtgtgtgtgtgtgtgtgtgtgtctagatacGTGGTGATGCAGGGCCTAGACGAGctcatctcgtgtgtgtgtgtgtgtgtgtgtgtgtgtgtgcgtgcgtgtgtgtgtgtgtctctagataCGTGGTGA